GCTCGGATTCCTTCATCACACTGGCTCCTGTTTCTTCCGTTCGACGGAAAGGATTTACGCTGCGCGCGGGCTCTTGTGATTGTGAGCTTTCCGGGTGTCATTCATATTACTCCCTTGCAGCATGGGCGTGCTTTCCAGCCTCGTTAGAGCCGTTTGGCAATGCTGACTTCATGTCCATCCGGATCGCGGATATGAAAATAGCGCTCGCCCCATGTTGCATCGGCAGGTGCCGCCTCCGGGCTGTATCCCGCCGCAAGCGCCTTGCGATACACCGCATCCACGTCGGACACATGCACGATCACGCGCCCCCACCACAGCACGGGTCCTCTCGTGTCGAGGATCAGGTTCAGATAGGTGCCTCCGAAGCCGAAGGACGTGAACGACTCGCGTGGTCCGCCATACGACAGCGGAAATCCCAGCGCCTGGTAGAACGCAACGGCGCGCTCCATATTATGGGTCGCAAGCGTGACCGCGCTCAGTCCTTCGAATCGCGGCTCCGCGGCATTGCCAGGTGATTGAGGCTGGTTCATCGCTTCCTCCTGCATCCGAACGTAAAAACAGCGGGCACCGCCCGTCGGCGACGCCCGCTGTCAAGCGAACCGGCTGGGCGCCGCACGAATCGACGGGGCGCCCAGGTCTGCCGTTCGATCAGGGTATCACTCGCGTCACGCCACGTCCGCGCGGATCGGATACGGCTTCCGGCGTTTCGCCGTCGATCTTGATCGCCTGAATGTCGCCGTTGAAGCCCTGCGCCTGCAGCTTGTAGCCCTTCGCCTCCACTTGCTCGGCAAGCGCGCCACCGATGGGTGCGTACGGCTCCCAGAAAATCGTGTTCGGCGGCAGCAACTGATGGTGAAAGCGCATTGCGCCAACCGCTTCCTTCAGCGGCATGTTGAAGTCGTAGACGTTGTTGATCACCTGGAAAATCGACGTGAAGATGCGCGATCCGCCGGGTGTGCCAATGACCAGCGACACCTTCCCGTCCTTCGTCAGAATGGTTGGCGTCATCGAGGACAATGGGCGCTTCGTCGGTTCGATCGAATTCGCGTCGCTGCCCACCACGCCGAACATGTTCGGCACGCCAGGCTTCGATGCGAAGTCGTCCATTTCGTCATTCAGGACAATGCCCGTGCCTTGCGCCACCACACCCGAACCGAAATAGCCATTGATCGTATACGTGTTCGAAACGGCGTTGCCCCATTTGTCGACCACCGAGAAATGCGTCGTCTCCGCCTTCTCAGGCATCGACATGCCGAGGCCCGCGACCACGCTCTTCGTGTCCGACGGCGCAGACGGATTGACTTCCGATGCACGTCTTGCGATGTATTCGTCGTTAGTCAGTTGGGCGATGGGCACCTTGTAGAAATCCGGGTCGCCGAGATATTGCGCGCGATCTGCGAAAACCCGCTTTTCGATTTCCGAAATGAGGTGAATGTACTGCGGCGAATTCAGATCGATGCCTGCGAAATCGCTCTTCAGATCCGCTTTCATCTTCAGCAACTGTACGAGTCCAATGCCACCCGAACTCGGCGGCGGCGCAGTGATCACGCGGTACCCGTTCCAGTTCGCCTGCACCGGCTGACGCCACACGGCCTTGTACTCCTGCAGATCGCGCTTCGTGATCAGGCCATGCCCTTTCATCGACGACGCAATCAGGTCGGCCGTCTTGCCGTGATAGAAGTCGCGCGCCCCCTGATCCGCGATGCGCATCAATACGGCGGCGAGATCCGGCTGTTTGAAATTGACGCCCTCTTTCAGATTGCCGAAATAGGTATCGAAGTTCGTCTTGCCCGCAAAATCCTTCTCGGCATTCTCTCGCCGCTTTGCCAGTTGCGCGTCGACTTCGAAGCCATCGCGCGCATACCCGATCGCGGGCGCGAGAACCTGCTTCCATTTCAGCTTGCCGAATCGATGCTGCGCTTCCCACATGCCGGCAACGGTGCCCGGCACGCCCACCGCGTCATAGCCGACCAGGCTCTTGCCTTTGATCACGTTGCCCTGATCGTCGAGATACATGTTGCGTGTCGCAGCCAGCGGCGCACGCTCCCGGTAGTCGATGAAATACGGCTGGCCGTTCACATACAAGGTCATGAAACCGCCGCCGCCGATATTGCCCGCCTCGGGGTAGGTGACGGCCAGCGTGAACGCAATGGCGACGGCGGCATCGACCGCGTTGCCGCCCTCCTTGAAAATCTGTTCCGCTGCATCAGCGCTGTACTTGTCCGCCACCGCGACAGCCGATGCGTTCAGTACGGGCTGCTGTGTAGAAGGTGTTTTTGCGTAAGCGGGCGCGGATTCAAGAAAGCCGGCTGAGGCAGTCAACAGTCCGGCGAGACTCAGTGCTGTTGCAGAGAACTTTGCCTTATCGATTAGTTTCAATGCGTGTCTCCCAAAAAGATTATTCATTAAACAAGCGAAAAGCCTGTCTTGGGCTTATAACACGCAAAGCGGGCATTTGCGAAACGGCCCAATGCTTGATGCATAGGGCCGTATTCATTCGCTTATTCGGGTCGCATTAAAGCGGTGACACAGCAACCGCGGATTCCTTGAGTACTTGCGAAGCCACTTCATCCACGGCAGCTTTGGCCAGCTTGACGATTTCATCGACTTCATCACGCGTCGTCACGAGCGGTGGTGCAAAGCCGAGGATGTCGCCGTGCGGCATCGCGCGTGCAATCAGGCCGCGCTGCATTGCGGCAGCCGATACACGCGGACCGACCTTCAATGCGGCATCGAATGGACGGCGCTCGTCCTTATGTGCCATGAATTCGAGCGCCGCCAGCATGCCCGCGCCGCGCACTTCGCCGACGAGGGGATGCGAGTCGAACGCAGCATGCAGCCGCTGCAGCAGATAGCCGCCGACATCGGTCGCATTCTGCGTGAGGTTCTCGCGCTCCAGGACGTCGAGATTCGCGAGCGCGGCCGCGGCGCAAACCGGGTGCCCCGAATAGGTCCAGCCATGCCCCATCGGACCATGTTCCTGCGAGCCTTGCGCGATCACATCCCAGACCTTTTCGCCGACGATCACGGCGGACAGAGGCGCATACGCGCTCGTCAAACCCTTCGCGACCGTGATGAGATCGGGTTCGATGCCGAAATGGTGCGCG
This Paraburkholderia phymatum STM815 DNA region includes the following protein-coding sequences:
- the ggt gene encoding gamma-glutamyltransferase, which gives rise to MKLIDKAKFSATALSLAGLLTASAGFLESAPAYAKTPSTQQPVLNASAVAVADKYSADAAEQIFKEGGNAVDAAVAIAFTLAVTYPEAGNIGGGGFMTLYVNGQPYFIDYRERAPLAATRNMYLDDQGNVIKGKSLVGYDAVGVPGTVAGMWEAQHRFGKLKWKQVLAPAIGYARDGFEVDAQLAKRRENAEKDFAGKTNFDTYFGNLKEGVNFKQPDLAAVLMRIADQGARDFYHGKTADLIASSMKGHGLITKRDLQEYKAVWRQPVQANWNGYRVITAPPPSSGGIGLVQLLKMKADLKSDFAGIDLNSPQYIHLISEIEKRVFADRAQYLGDPDFYKVPIAQLTNDEYIARRASEVNPSAPSDTKSVVAGLGMSMPEKAETTHFSVVDKWGNAVSNTYTINGYFGSGVVAQGTGIVLNDEMDDFASKPGVPNMFGVVGSDANSIEPTKRPLSSMTPTILTKDGKVSLVIGTPGGSRIFTSIFQVINNVYDFNMPLKEAVGAMRFHHQLLPPNTIFWEPYAPIGGALAEQVEAKGYKLQAQGFNGDIQAIKIDGETPEAVSDPRGRGVTRVIP
- a CDS encoding VOC family protein, which translates into the protein MNQPQSPGNAAEPRFEGLSAVTLATHNMERAVAFYQALGFPLSYGGPRESFTSFGFGGTYLNLILDTRGPVLWWGRVIVHVSDVDAVYRKALAAGYSPEAAPADATWGERYFHIRDPDGHEVSIAKRL